The genomic segment ACACTTTCTAAATTTGGTTTTTACCAAAACGACCTGCTTACTATCGAAGATTTGGATTATACCTTTCAATATAAGGGAAAATCTGTTTCATTTGTAGAAGTAAAACGCATCGCAAGTGACCCAAAACAAAAATCACTTGGACGAGAAGCCCTTCTAGTTTCTCTTGCACGCAGTGCTTTTAAAGGTAGCGTACAATTTGGAATTAAAAAGGATATTGTCGTTACCTCTTGGAATAAGGAGTGGTTACAATGATTGAAAATCAAATAAAAGAAAAATTAATTGTAATACTTGCTAAACATGAAGAGGGTGTCCGTCAGATGATGGCAAAGGCAAGGGAACATCAAATTGAAAATTTAGATTTGTTTTTATCACTTGTGAGAGAAGCAAATCAACACATTATTAAATAACACTATTACTTCTCTGTTAGGATTTAATCTTTCCTACAGGGAAGACTAGATGCTTTCGGACTTTTAACAAGAAAGGAGCATCTACATGATGACTTTTAATGATAAAATCAATTGGCTAAAAAAATATTATCCTTACAAACTTTCACGCGCATGGTATGAAGAAAATCCTGTGAGGACTTGCGCTATTTATAGACGTGAGTATCACAAATGGTATCAAGGTCAAATTGACCGTATCACTGATGAAGTACGTGCAAAAAATGCTGAAAAAACTGAAGCACTTGTAAAGCGAAGTTTGGAGTTATTTGGGAAAAAGATTTCACAATTAACCCCAGAACAAAGACGTGTGATGTTTACTGAAGCGCTTGCATTAGCTCGATGCCAATAACGATGAAAGTAGGAAATAGAATGACAAAAACAAAAAAAGAATACCGTGGGTATCCATTAACAACTGAGCTAGAATTTGTTCTTGATAGTACGGTAATGAAGAAGAATTAGACTTTTTATACTCAGGTGAAATGAGTATAGAAGATAAAGTTACTTTATCTAAGCTACTTGATGCTGGTGTCTCTGCTGGTTACCTTGTCAAAACAAAAGATGGTTATGAAGCTGTCTAATTTAATAAAATAAAAAATAACTCTACAAGGAGCAAAATGAATTACTTTCTCCTTGTAGGGGGATGTAGTTTAAATTTTGTTCCTTTTTCATTTTAAAGGACAAAAGATATGACAAAGAAAAATTTACAAAACGTAGCGAAGAATGCTAAAATGTACGCACACAACGATTTGAAAGTCGTTCTCAATACATATAAACTCTCTTCCTTTACTGTAACAGAAAATGGATTTGGACAGTTCACAGGCAACTATTATGCTGTACTTGATTATCTTGGAGTTTCTGAAAAACGATTTATCAATCTCATTGCAGAATCCGAGAATGAAGAAAAGCAATTTAATCATCTCAAGAAAAAAATAGAACGCAAGTTGGGAATGTTAAATCACTCTCAACAAGATGATTTGATGACTCAATGGGTTAATTGGTCTAATGAGACACACGCTGACCCATGCGAATCACACAATAAACGTGTTTATATCAATCGTGATGATGAAGATTGGATGCCTATTGAAATGGAATTGGCGACTTTACAGAATTCTATGAAACTTATCAAACGCGAAGCAGTTGAACGTGCTTATTGCTTAGCAGCGCTTCATGTCTGCAAGCAAGAAAAGACACTTAGAGATTTAGCGTATGATTATGCTCTCAATTATGAATTGCTTTTGGAAGTCAACAATGACTTGTTCCAGCCAAAAGAAATTGAAGAAGACGAATTCTTTTGGAACTTCTTAAACTTAAACTAAATATCTATTATGACACCTCTATCTCTCTCTTAGAGGTGTTTTTATTTGATAGAAAGGACTTTTTACTCGATGAAAAATTTTCAATGAGATAATAAAAAGAAAAAACGGAAATAAAAAGGATATAAAAATATGGCAAGTCCAAGTTATCAAAAGAAATTAAAAAGTGCTGTTCAGCGCTATAAAGTTCAGCAGATTAAGAAAACATCTAGGGAAGAAAATAATAAAGAGATTAAAGAAAAATGGCTCAATCAAGAATTGATGACTCCTGTTATTCCGAATATGCCACGATGTCCAAAAAATGTTGATGAATATCTGTATTTATTAACTATTCAGTATGGAATGGCTAATAAGGGAACAAAAAACACCAATGACCGGCGTGATATTCTCTCGAATTATAGTGGCGCTTGGATTGGAGTGGAAGGTTATGTGACGGATGCTAAAATCTTTAATGGAGTCATGCGACTTTGTATTTCGCTTCCGAGACTTGATACTTTTGATGCTAACTCTGGCAAAATTATTGATAGCCATGTCTGGATTAAAATGAGTGATTTTCAATACAGTGATATTGATGATGGACGAATTACGAATCAAGCAATGTACGAGAGCGAAGAAAGCGTGGATGGTGCCATAAGTCTAGGAGATTTCGTCCAATTTGTTGGATTGGTTTATCCTTATGTCACAGGAAAAAAAGTGAAATATGGCTTCAATAAATTTAAAAGGATTAGCCGTGGGGGGCTAAAATTTGTTGTTGAATCTAAAAAAGGAAAGAAACAACGAATTGTTGATTCGCGTTATCCAAGATTGGGTTATTTGATTAAAGCACATCATATCCCTGGAACGAATAAATTTGCTTATCGTTTTGCAAATTGGAATGAAATTAATAAACAAAAAGAGAAATTAGAAAATTTGTATAATGCTTACAAATTGAAAAATGGGGTTGGGGAAGAAGCATGATAACAGTATTTGTAGGTTTGAATAATAAAAAATCAATAGGAACAGCCATTCAATGGCTCAAAGCGCATCATCTCTCTTATAAAGTAAAACACATAGAGGAGATGACTTTATCAGAACTCATTCATATTCTTTCGTTGACTGATGAAGGGACCTCTGAATTAGAAGCTAACCCTGACCATAAAGCAAGAAATAAAGCATGGCGACAGATGCATGAAGCCATAGAAAATGCAGAGAGTTTAAGAGAAGTACAGACCTTCATTCACAGTTATCCTCAACACTTTCATGGATTATTTATCGTGGACGAACAAAGATTAGTAATTGGCTTTAATGCGAATGAAATTAGATGTTTTGTCCCTCGTGAAAATCGCCATGTTTTTATTAACGGGTTACATTCAAATGAATTAAGAGAACATTTGAATGTGCGCGGATATACGTCTTAAATAAGATGGAGGAGAGAGAATATGTATAATTTACTGAAACAATATCTTACAGAGAAGAATATTTTTTTAGGAAAAGAAATGTTCTCAGCTGTGTTATTGGATTTACAATTTAGAGAAGCCGGAAATACAACGCGGATTTCTAATGCTTTAGCTTATGGATTAAAGCTTTATCAAACATCAGACGGTTTTAAGATTGATAAGGACAAATTTGAATATTTATCAAGAATTTCTACCGAGGTGTGGAAGACAAAGTGAAACTCATATAGAAAAAGGACTTGTTTTAGGTGTTTTTTTCTTTTTTGAGAAGATAGAAAAAAGGAGACGAGATAAAATGAGTATTTTTGTGCTAAGCGAAAAAAACACCCAACAAGCTAAAAAATATGCACAAGCTCTCTTTGGACATACCAGGCGTAACAAGGAGGGTTTCTACGAGGGAGTGTGGGCTGGGAATTCAATGGTTATAGGGTATCTCGGCGGTCACTTATATGAACAATATTCACCTGCTGACTATACGGATAGGTGGAATGCGCGTGAAGCAAAACCTCGACAGTTAATTGAAATGCAACCACTTGTTCCAGAAAAATGGAAAATCAAAGAAAAGAAGGGAAAAGTTGGCAAGCAGTCTATTCACGACCTTCTTCAAAAGATTAAACGCGCAGGAGACAATGTGACAGAAATTTATTTAGCGACTGACCCTGACCGTGAGGGGACACTACTTGGGCGTGAGGTTTTAATTGAATTAGGATTGATGGATAAAGTGACGTCTCGCGTTTATGCTCATGATACGGCAGAGTCCCAAATTAGAAAAGCTTTCAGTCAGGCAAAGCCGATAGCAACGGATGAATTACTCTATGTTGCAGGTTTGGAAAGACAACGTGTAGATTGGCTTGGTGGAATTGCTTCTTTTGCCTTAATGAAGTCAGAAAATGCACTGAAAGGGCATCTTGGAAAAGGAACAGGTTCAATAGGACGTGTTAAATCTGGTGTTGCTATTTTTATAGAACAGGTCAATCAAAAAAACGATAATTGGGACGAGGAAGCACCTGAAAATAATAAGTATGGTATAAAAATGACGACTTCTGATGGACTTGTTTTGAAATCTGCTCGACAGGCACCGCTAGAAGCACAAATTATTGGTTGGATAAAACGACATTCAACAATAACAACCGTTGATATAAAAGCAGAGGATAAAAAGCGTTCAGTGAATGCTCCAATGTTATTACAGCTCTCTAGTATTATGACTTGGGCGAAAAAAAATAAAATAAAAAAAGAGATTATGCCTTTTTTGAATAATTTGGCTCTTAAAGGCTATATTACTTATCCTCGTACAGAAATAAATGTCATTTCAAAATCTTTTCGTGACGAAAATCTTGCACCACGCGCAGAAGAAGTTAAAAATCTTCTTGAAGTGAAGCTTCCTTTACCTAATCGTTTGATTTTTGATAAGCCTTGGATAAACAATAAAAAAGTAGATAACGCTGGACACATGGCAAATACCTATGGAGATAATGTGCCCAGTAAGACGGAACTTGAAAGTTTAGAAAAAGAGGAACAACAACTTTACCGGATTATAGGATTGCGCTCTCTTGCGCCGATGATGCCTAAAGGAATTGATAGCGTTCGCCAATATAGCAGTCAAGTTGATGATATGCCCTTTGCTGCAAGCAGTTCATCTATTCTAATAAAAGGCTGGCGAGAATTGCCTGAGCTTTATTCTAATAAAAATCAGTCAAAGAAATCAGATGAGGAAACGACTTTTGTGGATGGCGGTTTGAAAAATGTCAATTTTGAAGTGGAACGTATAAAACGTCATCCTCCAGTCCGTATTACTCCTGCAAATATCATAGAACTGATGGGAAAATATGGTTTGGGAACATCAGGAACCCGAGAAAATATTATTAAAGAGATGACTTCTTTTGGACAAATCAAAAACAATGGAAAATATTATGAAGTAACGGAAGTAGGAAAAGCTTTGGTGTATAATCAGCCACTTTATACCTTTGAGTCCACAAAAGAGCTTGGTAAACTTCTCTTAGATATTCAGGGATTAGGAGACTCAGAAACACCAATTCCAGCAGGAACGGCTATCAATAAACTTGCAAGGGATATTTCAACTTGGCGAGATGCGATATTGCCAAAAATAAATGACACGTTTACTTATTTTGACCCCAATATTGAAAAATACAAAGCAGTAGAACGTATGGAAGTGAAAACAAAGTCAGGTAAAACGTTGAAGTTTAAAAAAGAGTTTTTTGGACATACTTTTAGTGAAGAAGAATGTGAAGCGCTTAGTCAAGGGAAAGAAATTACTTTTAAAGGAAATAATGGGAAGCCTGTCACTGGTATGCTAAAGCATCAAACTTTTAGTGGGAATAAATTTATAGGCTTTATGCCGAATTGGGACAGTGAAAAATATAAAAAAGCAAAAAGCGTGAGATAGAAACGGAATTCTTACACGAAGAAAAAGCAATCATGAGATAATATTTTTGAGGAGGAAATGAATTGAGAAAATTAAC from the Lactococcus allomyrinae genome contains:
- a CDS encoding DNA topoisomerase, which translates into the protein MSIFVLSEKNTQQAKKYAQALFGHTRRNKEGFYEGVWAGNSMVIGYLGGHLYEQYSPADYTDRWNAREAKPRQLIEMQPLVPEKWKIKEKKGKVGKQSIHDLLQKIKRAGDNVTEIYLATDPDREGTLLGREVLIELGLMDKVTSRVYAHDTAESQIRKAFSQAKPIATDELLYVAGLERQRVDWLGGIASFALMKSENALKGHLGKGTGSIGRVKSGVAIFIEQVNQKNDNWDEEAPENNKYGIKMTTSDGLVLKSARQAPLEAQIIGWIKRHSTITTVDIKAEDKKRSVNAPMLLQLSSIMTWAKKNKIKKEIMPFLNNLALKGYITYPRTEINVISKSFRDENLAPRAEEVKNLLEVKLPLPNRLIFDKPWINNKKVDNAGHMANTYGDNVPSKTELESLEKEEQQLYRIIGLRSLAPMMPKGIDSVRQYSSQVDDMPFAASSSSILIKGWRELPELYSNKNQSKKSDEETTFVDGGLKNVNFEVERIKRHPPVRITPANIIELMGKYGLGTSGTRENIIKEMTSFGQIKNNGKYYEVTEVGKALVYNQPLYTFESTKELGKLLLDIQGLGDSETPIPAGTAINKLARDISTWRDAILPKINDTFTYFDPNIEKYKAVERMEVKTKSGKTLKFKKEFFGHTFSEEECEALSQGKEITFKGNNGKPVTGMLKHQTFSGNKFIGFMPNWDSEKYKKAKSVR